The DNA sequence tgccttgttgatgagcgaggtcagtggagaatggccagaattCACCCATCTTCCCCATGCTAATTCCAGCATAATAATGCAGCAGGTCACAAACCAAAAGTCGTCTCAACTGGTTTCatcaacatgacaatgagttcgaTGTTCTTCAGTGTTCTGCCCactcaccagatctgaatccaatagagcacctttgggatgtggtagaacaggagattggcagcatgaaagtgcacttGAAAAATCTGCAAGGATTGTGTGATGCGATCatatcaacatggaccagaatctaaaaggaatgtttccaacatcttttggaatccatgccatgaagaattgaggctttTTTGAGAGCAAatggaggccctacccagtattagtacagtgttcctaataaagtgctcagtgagtgtatgtacaAACCTTCTCCTCCAGAGGCAGCACTAGGATTCCTCCAACCTTCAGCAGGTTCTTCATGTAGTTCTCATATTCTTTCTGCACTCCAGCCCCACAGTACACTCTGTCATACTGGCGGCTCTCTGGAGGAATCTCCAGACAGTTACCCACCACAAACGATGGCTCACAGAACtcaaacctacacacacacacacaccattcacttAAGTCCTACATGAATCTTCTTCTCATGCTAAGAAACTTACTCATGTTTGttctttagacttttttttttttttttttaattaaaagctgTGTTCTTATATTACTTATACATTTCCCCTTGAAATTCCTGTGGGCCTCTTAAGGGCCATTCCAGGAAGTAAGTGCTCAGGTGACGTGAACTTGGAGGGCAGACGTACCAAAACAACACTGGTGTAGAATCTGGAATTGATCCAGAACTAATCTGGAATTAATCTGCAACTTAATCAGAGTCAAGCTTGCAATCTGATacaatttctttttcaaaattgGAAAGTAGTCATAGATGCAGAAGTTTATAAACCTAAACAAAgtactatttaaaaatatatttaaaaaatttgtagttcctttgtaatggtcagtaacTTTTACACCATGAGAGGTTCTATAGGACAGAGTACTTTTTGTGCATTCCattttctcaggaacatgacaagcagcatttcttttgtcttattaaactttaagaaatagaaaaaaagaaactggtTTCACAATGACTGTTAGCAGTTGCTAGAATGACAACAGGAAATAACACGTCCTGCAGATAACATTAAATCTACACATGGTTAAAAGTCTGAAAAATCAttcattaatcaattaaaaatggCAAGTGTTGGCCAATTTCTATGACATAGGAGGAATAAATGGCAGGGAGTGCTGTTTTAGGAAGATAATTAACTTTGGGTTGGTAATCGCACTCCAATACCAATAATCAGTACCAGCTGGGTGCATCCCTAATAATCACAACGTTCTATGATTATACAGCCATAATGAGAACCCTTATTCAATCAACTGTGCAGCTCTAGAATGGAAATGGAATTGGAATGTAATCAATTCACTGGAGAAACAGTGCCATATAGAATGAGCCAAAATCAAACTTCTGTGCATGTAGTAAAACAACCTGACAAAGGCATATATCACACATGGAGCATGATAAAAAGACATACAAGCACTGTGCCAGGATCTTTTCCCAAGCAAAGGTTTAAAATATACTCTTGCTCATAGCTCACCTGTCAAAGCTGTCACTGGTTTTGATGAAGTAGTCGAGTTTCTGGTAGGCATACTCCACCACATCTGCATGCAGCTCAACACCATGATTCACACCAAATGGACctgcaaatcatttttttattgtcatacTATAAATACACATGTAGACAGTGCACACAGACATGtattattcacacacatacacacgcacacacatatatatatatatatatatataaataatacagcGTAGAAAGAATGTAAGTATGTATTTATGAAGACAAAATATTAGACAGGGTAATTAACAAAAATTCTTAAAAACATAACTCGATGCATTTTCATTGTGGAGCAGAAACCCTTTAATCTCTTTCTTCAAATGTCTCTGatgatgattatttatttatttatttatttaaatttaaattattttaaagggGCCTTGGGCAACTCACCCAGGATGAGGCCCACCATGGTGCTGAGGTAGCCTGTTCCACTGCCTAGGTTGAGGAAAGACAGGCCAGGCTGCAGCTCCAGCGCCTCCATCACTTCTGAATAGATGCAGGGAGCGGACAGGTGGAGGTTGCCATGCCTCCAGGCCAGGTCTTTGTAAGCACTGTCCCTGTACTCCTCCAAATAGTAATCGGCACGATCGATGGCCCGGAAAGCCCTCTCTACCAACTCTGAACGAATGTAGTGTGCCTCCTTCAGGTTGTCGATCAGTTCATCGTTGTCCTCTCCGGCACTCACAGCACCACCCATGGtgaaggagagagtgtgtgtctggggTCAGCGAGGACAGAGGCCTAGCACAGTCTGGGGGAAggataaaataaacattggTATAAAACCgatataaaaacaaagaaaagaaactaagtctgtataaaatatacagtctGTATGGATAGATACACTTGAATTGTTTTTGATTATGGTAACAGTAAATTAACAATAAACAGTACCAGTAAACAACAAGTAAGTAAGGTTATATATGGTCACTGGccttaaaatgacaatatttaTGACAATcagaaattaaattttaaaaatacttattTGAATAATGCAACTCGCAAGCTTTAgcactgcaatttttttttcatttggctgttatatgttataataatttaaataatgtatgttAGAATAATAGACTGAATATATCACTGATGAGTCCTGGCAGAACTCTTTCTTCAACTGGCAAGTATGAAATGTCAAAGCATGCTACAATATAGCCAACGTGGCACAATATGCTTATAATATCACTCGTGAGGAGTTGGTCTGTCCTTCTATTTCTAGATGTCAAACAATACAGAGTGGAAAGAGATAGTCCTCTGTGCCCCAGTCTGAACTCTTGCCAAGGCTCCACTTAGACCAGAGGGTgtcatttgtatatttgtttggGGCAGACTGCACAGTGTGTTTTTGAACCAGGCTTGGGAATGAGAAAAATATCTTGGaacaactgaaataaaactgaaggATGGGACAAAGAAGCACTTAAAGCCTCAAGCCTTCACAACCATGTGCTATTGACcagttctttcctctggcctgaggATGACATGAATTGCTGACATGAATTGCATCAACAGCAGGGCCTGTCTTTGCACAAATCTTACTGTgaactgtttgtgtttgagcagaaataacaaaatttgtattcCTGAGTTTTTACATAAGGTGTTAATGCTAAAATAACTTTGTTCAATAGTGTGTCAGAAGAGTGGTCATATTTTGAAGCGACGCAGACTTAACATTAGTGGACTGTATATACAGAAAGTCCTGATACACAAAACTTTAGTGTTGCAGAATGAAACATAAGAAAGATGCACTTAGTGACCACTTTATTCCTTAAACCTACTCTATAGCTGTATCTATAAGAAGTTACACTGTTCAACAGAGGATCACTTTAAATGAGCGGGACCACTTTATAACTTCTgcatggatttaaaaataattatttagtgGAGCCTTGATTATAAAAATAGAGATTGTTGTTGACTAGAGGTAATTGAGGACCTCTGACGCATTTGCAGCCGTCGCTGATTTTAAATGTCCAGCACGTGACGCTTCAGGACTTTAGCTTTTCTCTGGAACACACTAAAGCAGCAAAACAAAGGAGAACGAATTTAGCAAAACAGCTACAACAGTGCAACTttgaaaacctttaaaaaaagtgaGGTTCCTTTAACAAACGTAGCTGCTGTATTCACCAACTTGAAAGATTAAAATGGCACAGCGACAgcgcagcaacagcagcaacaacaacaacaacaacaacaacaaca is a window from the Pangasianodon hypophthalmus isolate fPanHyp1 chromosome 16, fPanHyp1.pri, whole genome shotgun sequence genome containing:
- the LOC113530792 gene encoding protein-L-isoaspartate O-methyltransferase domain-containing protein 2 isoform X2, whose protein sequence is MGGAVSAGEDNDELIDNLKEAHYIRSELVERAFRAIDRADYYLEEYRDSAYKDLAWRHGNLHLSAPCIYSEVMEALELQPGLSFLNLGSGTGYLSTMVGLILGPFGVNHGVELHADVVEYAYQKLDYFIKTSDSFDRFEFCEPSFVVGNCLEIPPESRQYDRVYCGAGVQKEYENYMKNLLKVGGILVLPLEEKLTKITRTGQNSWETKKIIAVTFAPLVQPKQSINGRGKSVPLQGHLHCFEELIQVQLYRKCCARCPPIACTAKRTTTIPQPQEFQCHTKQV